One part of the Gemmatimonas sp. genome encodes these proteins:
- a CDS encoding FAD-dependent oxidoreductase translates to MTADVVICGAGIAGIATAYALAVTHGVRNVLLVDERPPLTLTSDKSTEAYRNWWPGPDDAMVQMVNRSIDLLELWSAQSGDRFGLNRRGYLYATRDAATAARFVTDAARASAQGAGDVRTYHSVHEAAGYRRSPHRGFRDVPNGADLFLDRDAIRQHFPWMHPEIVAVLHARRCGWFSGQQLGMYLLEDARAAGVQLVSGHVERVGHSTGTVDAVDVACSDGRVLHIATPLFVNAAGPYAAQVGALAGAELPLFSEAHYKIAIEDTAGVIDRDTGLVILDDAQLLAWSDDERDELAADDATRWLTEPMPAGIHLRPEGYGASRTVLMLWDYHSAHRFNVPAYPMPDDALYPELVLRGMTSLAPGLAAYLERLPHAYVDGGYYTKTAENRPLVGPSGARGAFVCAAFSGFGLMAAPACGELLAAQITGATRPAYEPAFLPTRYDDPAYVALLANWGSTGQL, encoded by the coding sequence ATGACCGCTGATGTCGTGATCTGTGGGGCCGGTATCGCCGGCATCGCCACGGCGTATGCGCTTGCCGTCACGCATGGTGTGCGCAACGTGCTGCTGGTCGATGAGCGCCCCCCGCTCACCTTGACCAGCGACAAGAGCACCGAGGCGTATCGCAACTGGTGGCCAGGTCCCGACGACGCGATGGTGCAGATGGTCAATCGCAGCATCGATCTGCTGGAGCTGTGGTCAGCGCAGAGTGGCGATCGGTTCGGGCTCAATCGGCGCGGCTATCTCTACGCCACGCGTGACGCGGCGACGGCGGCGCGATTCGTGACCGACGCGGCGCGAGCGAGTGCACAAGGCGCCGGCGACGTACGCACGTATCACTCGGTGCACGAGGCGGCCGGGTACCGGCGCAGTCCGCACCGCGGCTTTCGCGACGTGCCAAATGGCGCCGATCTGTTTCTCGATCGCGACGCGATTCGCCAGCACTTTCCGTGGATGCACCCCGAGATCGTCGCCGTGCTGCACGCGCGCCGCTGTGGCTGGTTCAGCGGCCAGCAGCTCGGCATGTATCTGCTGGAAGACGCAAGAGCGGCGGGCGTGCAACTGGTGAGTGGTCACGTGGAGCGCGTGGGGCACAGCACGGGCACCGTGGACGCCGTGGATGTGGCCTGCAGCGATGGCCGCGTGCTGCACATCGCGACCCCCCTGTTCGTGAACGCGGCCGGTCCGTATGCCGCACAGGTGGGCGCCTTGGCTGGCGCCGAGCTTCCGCTGTTTTCGGAAGCGCACTACAAGATCGCGATCGAGGACACCGCCGGGGTGATCGACCGCGACACCGGTCTGGTCATTCTCGACGATGCGCAGCTGCTCGCGTGGAGCGACGACGAGCGCGATGAACTCGCCGCGGATGACGCCACGCGATGGCTCACCGAGCCGATGCCGGCGGGGATTCATCTGCGGCCGGAAGGGTACGGCGCGAGTCGCACGGTGTTGATGCTGTGGGATTATCACAGCGCGCACCGGTTCAACGTGCCAGCATATCCGATGCCTGACGACGCGCTCTATCCCGAGCTCGTACTGCGTGGTATGACGTCGCTGGCCCCCGGACTTGCCGCGTATCTCGAGCGCTTGCCGCATGCGTACGTGGACGGCGGCTACTACACCAAGACCGCCGAAAACCGGCCGCTGGTAGGCCCCAGCGGCGCCCGCGGCGCCTTCGTGTGCGCCGCGTTCTCGGGATTCGGTCTTATGGCCGCACCGGCGTGCGGTGAACTGTTGGCCGCACAAATCACCGGTGCCACGCGGCCCGCCTACGAGCCGGCCTTTCTCCCTACGCGCTACGACGACCCCGCGTATGTCGCCCTGTTGGCCAACTGGGGTAGCACGGGCCAGCTGTAG